One window of the Rufibacter radiotolerans genome contains the following:
- a CDS encoding succinylglutamate desuccinylase/aspartoacylase family protein, giving the protein MIINDIPIYPGDRKLVRLTISKLPSGTEIDIPIHVFRAEEPGPVLLLLAGMHGDEVNGVEVIRRMIRREILKPLKGTILAIPILNIYGFLNFSREVPDGKDVNRSFPGNAKGSLASRVADRFTKEILPLVDYGIDFHTGGRSKSNFPQVRCRLEHGESEALAKAFGAPFILNSNYRPGSLRQEAAKLDKSIIVYETGESLRFDEQGIIMGMEGAVRVLHHLGMLETSVPISHPPIICERTTWVRAPRAGLFRSFVKNGQAVSRGQQIGAVSDPYGYVTHPITTLVSGYVVGVNHMPVVNQGDAIIHLGLK; this is encoded by the coding sequence ATGATCATCAATGATATTCCCATCTACCCGGGAGACCGCAAACTGGTTAGGCTCACCATCTCCAAGCTGCCCAGCGGCACCGAGATAGACATTCCTATCCATGTGTTCAGGGCGGAGGAGCCGGGGCCGGTGCTGCTTCTCCTGGCCGGCATGCACGGCGATGAGGTGAACGGGGTAGAGGTGATCCGACGCATGATCCGGCGTGAGATCCTGAAACCCCTGAAAGGCACCATTCTAGCCATTCCTATCCTTAACATCTACGGCTTCCTGAACTTCTCCCGCGAAGTGCCGGACGGTAAAGACGTGAACCGCAGTTTTCCGGGCAACGCCAAAGGCTCTTTGGCCAGCCGCGTGGCAGATAGGTTCACCAAGGAGATTCTGCCGCTGGTTGACTATGGCATTGACTTCCATACCGGTGGACGCAGCAAATCAAATTTCCCGCAGGTACGCTGCCGCCTGGAGCACGGCGAAAGCGAGGCCCTGGCCAAGGCGTTCGGGGCACCGTTCATCCTTAATTCCAATTACCGGCCCGGCTCTTTGCGCCAGGAGGCCGCCAAGCTGGACAAATCCATCATTGTATACGAGACCGGCGAGTCGCTTCGGTTTGATGAACAGGGCATTATCATGGGCATGGAAGGCGCGGTGCGCGTTTTGCACCATTTGGGCATGCTGGAGACATCGGTGCCCATCTCGCACCCGCCTATCATCTGTGAGCGCACCACCTGGGTGCGGGCGCCGCGGGCCGGGCTGTTTAGGAGCTTCGTGAAGAATGGGCAGGCGGTGAGCCGCGGGCAGCAGATAGGCGCTGTCTCTGACCCCTACGGCTACGTCACGCACCCTATCACTACGCTGGTCAGCGGCTACGTGGTAGGC